The Henckelia pumila isolate YLH828 chromosome 2, ASM3356847v2, whole genome shotgun sequence genome includes a window with the following:
- the LOC140884922 gene encoding uncharacterized protein produces the protein MGVIIIDGSTVVSFVNDETHFQKSVDESFASLDLNGDGVLSRSELRRGFESLRLLENHFGMDVATTPEELTKLYDSIFEKFDLDKSGTVDRKEFGDEIKSILLAIADGLGSNPIQMLVEDEGEGKNFLKQAADLEASKISG, from the coding sequence ATGGGTGTCATCATAATCGACGGTTCCACGGTGGTCTCCTTCGTCAACGACGAGACCCATTTCCAGAAGAGCGTCGACGAGTCCTTCGCTTCCCTAGATCTCAACGGCGACGGAGTTCTGTCGAGGTCGGAGCTCCGCCGCGGCTTCGAGTCGCTGCGGCTGCTCGAGAACCACTTCGGAATGGACGTGGCCACCACGCCGGAGGAGCTTACGAAGCTCTACGACTCGATTTTCGAGAAATTCGACCTGGATAAGAGTGGGACGGTGGATCGGAAGGAGTTTGGGGACGAGATCAAGAGCATACTTCTGGCTATCGCCGATGGGTTGGGGTCGAACCCGATTCAAATGCTGGTTGAAGATGAAGGCGAGGGCAAGAATTTCCTCAAACAGGCTGCCGATCTCGAGGCTTCCAAGATCTCTGGTTAA